CTCGTCAGCCCTCGGTTACAGGTGAGTCTGTGCCACATTCTGGGGCCCGACCTTTGTGGTTGCAACAGacccctctgctgccacccctgcTGCCACCCTGTCTCACTGACTGATGCCACCGTGCTTCCCTGGAAGACGGGAAGGGGGGAAAATGCTTTCCGCTTTTCCACACCTCTGGCCGTTTACTAAGTCAGAGGGTGAAGCTCTGGGTGGAGAAGGGAGCGCTGAGTTTATTCTGACACTTCCCCCTGCGTGATGCGCGCACGGCTTTTCCATCTGTGCAAGCGAGGCCGCGACTGTCGGGGTCTGGCTGCCTTCCCGGAAGCAGAGGCGAGGGACGGCGGCAGCCGCTCCCGGCGGGTCCAGCGGGGCTGGCGCTGCTGTGGGGACGGGAGCACGTGCTCCGGGCAGACACCGGCTCTCGTGCTCTGTCTGCTTTCACTTCGGCAACTGGGACGCTTAGTGTTGGAGCAGCGGACGGTTTTGAAGACATAAAGGGAAGAAGCGTGTCAGATTCCACGCCTGACCTGCCACGAACCGCTTGCCAAGAAGGGGAACCCTGCGCAGAGCACCCAGGGGCAGAGGACGCCCTCCGAGGAAACCTTTTGAACGAACGGTGAGTTAACTCTCGGGCTGGCCCAGACCTCCTCACTCCTGGTCCATTTTGATCTGAGCCATCGGGTGTGATTTTGTCATAAAAGAGGAACTGtcgtgggggcggggggctcccTATCCGTCCTGAGTGTGCTGCGGAGGCTGGGACGGCCTCTTTGCTGCTGGGTCCCCACGTCATCCCAGCGTCCGCCCTGAGTGTCGTGGACGCTCACCAGCACCTGGGCTCTACTGACCGCCCAGGGATGCACCGGGCGACAGCCTTCTGAGAGCCGCAGTTCCTCTGATTTAAACTCCGCTTTGGCAAGTGGTCTTTTCCAGAAGAGGCAGACCACGTCACCACGGAAAACACGCCCTCGAAGCGTGCAGGCTGCACCCTCCGGCAGACGGCAGGCTGGGGGCTTTGGAGGTGGAGCCTGGTGACCAGGGCCGCATCCAGGCTGCGGTGAGCAGGGCGGGGCTGGACGGGCGTCATTCTTGCCTCCCATCTGCAGTGTGCCACCTCGGGCTGTTTGGCTTTCGATGCTGTGGGCTGAATTACGCTTCccccaaattcaaatgttgaagtcctaatgcCCAGCACCTCAGAAAGTGCCTGTTTGGAGCCGAGACCTTTGAGGGGCAATTGGTTTAAGATGAGGCCCCTGGGGTGGGCCCTAGCCCAGCCTAGCTGGCGTCCACATAAGAAGAAGAGACCAGGCCATGCAGACCCCAGGGACGTGCAACAGAGGAGGGACTCCTCCCTGTGAAGACACGTGCGGCCGAGTTCTGACAGGAGGCTCTGCCTGGAGGGTCCCCGACCCCACCTCTCGCGTGTCTGGGGGCCCCTTGGACGTGTGGTCTTTGCAGGATGAGGAAGGTGGGCCACGTGGAGCTCATGTGTGGCAAGTGAGGCTCATGGGCT
The Camelus ferus isolate YT-003-E chromosome 20, BCGSAC_Cfer_1.0, whole genome shotgun sequence genome window above contains:
- the LOC116658390 gene encoding uncharacterized protein LOC116658390 isoform X2 yields the protein MSGKHLLRPKSQRADGHTSTCVHCARFSQNTQQLCLWSPSSPRTSHGLRAACRRPPGASTSHGESAGSSDTVRPPTFQNGALSGPKAIHKRRLSPKEPVRRVETRWLCFHVDEVNVQFIIVSLDGSQPLGACTLGSASRQPSVTARPRLSGSGCLPGSRGEGRRQPLPAGPAGLALLWGREHVLRADTGSRALSAFTSATGTLSVGAADGFEDIKGRSVSDSTPDLPRTACQEGEPCAEHPGAEDALRGNLLNERRGRPRHHGKHALEACRLHPPADGRLGALEVEPGDQGRIQAADEEGGPRGAHVWQVRLMGSLPSTITVSLPQAAHL
- the LOC116658390 gene encoding uncharacterized protein LOC116658390 isoform X3, which translates into the protein MSGKHLLRPKSQRADGHTSTCVHCARFSQNTQQLCLWSPSSPRTSHGLRAACRRPPGASTSHGESAGSSDTVRPPTFQNGALSGPKAIHKRRLSPKEPVRRVETRWLCFHVDEVNVQFIIVSLDGSQPLGACTLGSASRQPSVTARPRLSGSGCLPGSRGEGRRQPLPAGPAGLALLWGREHVLRADTGSRALSAFTSATGTLSVGAADGFEDIKGRSVSDSTPDLPRTACQEGEPCAEHPGAEDALRGNLLNERGLFQKRQTTSPRKTRPRSVQAAPSGRRQAGGFGGGAW
- the LOC116658390 gene encoding uncharacterized protein LOC116658390 isoform X1, which codes for MSGKHLLRPKSQRADGHTSTCVHCARFSQNTQQLCLWSPSSPRTSHGLRAACRRPPGASTSHGESAGSSDTVRPPTFQNGALSGPKAIHKRRLSPKEPVRRVETRWLCFHVDEVNVQFIIVSLDGSQPLGACTLGSASRQPSVTARPRLSGSGCLPGSRGEGRRQPLPAGPAGLALLWGREHVLRADTGSRALSAFTSATGTLSVGAADGFEDIKGRSVSDSTPDLPRTACQEGEPCAEHPGAEDALRGNLLNERRGRPRHHGKHALEACRLHPPADGRLGALEVEPGDQGRIQAAVSRAGLDGRHSCLPSAVCHLGLFGFRCCGLNYASPKFKC